In Tsuneonella amylolytica, one genomic interval encodes:
- a CDS encoding 7-carboxy-7-deazaguanine synthase QueE: MNLTLATDDTGEPEIFASLQGEGLSAGVPCTFVRLSRCNLACVWCDTAYTWHFDGDARPHRGGKTYDRKANQVALSPLEAARTIDRLPPRRLVVTGGEPLLQATALAEMAALLPDHAIEVETNGTVEPPARFDAFVGHYTVSPKLAHSGNAAELALPPARLAAWAADPRAWFKFVVAAPADVTQVLALQAGFGITADRIFLMPEGTDTPTLRAREEWLAPLCVEHGFRMSDRLHIHLYGDTRGT, from the coding sequence ATGAACCTGACCCTCGCCACCGACGACACCGGCGAACCGGAGATCTTCGCCTCGCTACAGGGCGAAGGGCTGTCGGCGGGGGTGCCGTGCACGTTCGTCCGCCTCAGCCGGTGCAACCTCGCTTGCGTCTGGTGCGACACTGCCTACACCTGGCACTTCGATGGCGACGCGCGCCCGCATCGCGGCGGCAAGACCTACGACCGCAAGGCGAACCAGGTCGCCCTGTCCCCGCTCGAGGCCGCCCGCACGATCGACCGCCTCCCGCCGCGCCGCCTCGTCGTGACCGGGGGTGAGCCGCTGCTGCAGGCCACGGCTCTGGCGGAGATGGCCGCTCTCCTCCCCGATCACGCGATCGAGGTGGAGACCAACGGCACGGTCGAGCCCCCCGCAAGGTTCGACGCCTTCGTCGGGCACTATACCGTCAGTCCGAAGCTCGCGCACAGCGGCAACGCGGCGGAACTCGCCCTGCCCCCTGCCCGTCTCGCGGCCTGGGCCGCAGACCCGCGCGCCTGGTTCAAGTTCGTCGTCGCCGCCCCGGCCGACGTGACGCAGGTTCTCGCGCTGCAGGCCGGCTTCGGCATCACGGCGGACCGCATCTTCCTGATGCCGGAAGGGACCGACACCCCCACCCTGCGTGCGCGCGAAGAATGGCTCGCCCCGCTCTGCGTCGAGCACGGCTTCCGCATGAGCGACCGGCTGCACATCCACCTCTACGGCGACACGCGCGGAACATGA
- a CDS encoding MATE family efflux transporter, producing the protein MPRRKGTRDLTSGPVFKTLVLFALPTLGSNLLQSLNGTVNSIWVGRLIGEAALAATANANIVMFLVFSTVFGFGMAATVKMGQFFGAGQEDAARRTFGSALGLCLAMAVLVATLGWIFAPALLGALGTPGASYALALDYLRIIFVSIPGGIVTVMIAMGLRGAGDSRTPFLFMILTVVIDVALNPLLIAGIGPFPRLGIAGSATATAIANYVSLAALVTYVYARDLPLRLRGSEIGYLVPRRQELGYIVGKGLPMGAQMLLVSSAGIVFIGLVNREGLLAAAAYGAALQLWTYIQMPAMAIGAANSAMAAQAIGARLPGRLDQISRAGIIANLAMTGTITALMLLFDRAALVLFLGPDSPAVPLARHIQFLASWSFILFGVTIVLFGTMRAGGVVWVPLIVLAVAMFPARLGFYYGFRDMLGQDALWLAFPFGSSVSMLLAIWFYRRKGWREKGLAISPERAAEECHTDGDAAGRFKPEM; encoded by the coding sequence ATGCCGCGCCGCAAGGGTACCCGCGACCTGACCAGTGGCCCCGTATTCAAGACGCTGGTTCTGTTCGCATTGCCGACACTGGGCTCGAACCTGCTCCAGTCACTGAATGGTACGGTCAATTCGATCTGGGTCGGCCGGCTGATCGGCGAGGCCGCGCTGGCCGCGACCGCGAACGCCAACATCGTCATGTTCCTCGTGTTCTCGACCGTCTTCGGCTTCGGCATGGCGGCGACGGTCAAGATGGGGCAGTTCTTCGGCGCGGGGCAGGAGGATGCCGCCCGGCGGACCTTCGGTAGCGCGCTCGGCCTGTGCCTGGCGATGGCGGTGCTGGTGGCGACGCTCGGCTGGATATTCGCGCCCGCGTTGCTCGGAGCGCTCGGTACGCCCGGCGCATCCTACGCACTGGCTCTCGATTACCTGCGGATCATCTTCGTCTCGATCCCCGGCGGCATCGTCACCGTGATGATCGCGATGGGGCTGCGCGGTGCGGGCGACAGCCGCACCCCGTTCCTGTTCATGATCCTGACCGTCGTCATCGACGTCGCGCTCAACCCCCTGCTGATCGCCGGGATCGGGCCGTTCCCCCGGCTCGGCATCGCGGGGTCGGCCACGGCGACCGCGATCGCGAACTACGTCTCGCTCGCCGCGCTCGTGACCTATGTCTATGCCCGCGACCTGCCCTTGCGGCTGCGCGGAAGCGAGATCGGCTATCTGGTGCCGCGGCGGCAGGAACTCGGCTACATCGTCGGCAAGGGGTTGCCGATGGGCGCGCAGATGCTGCTGGTGTCGTCGGCCGGCATCGTCTTCATCGGTCTCGTCAACCGCGAAGGGCTGCTGGCGGCGGCGGCATACGGCGCGGCGCTGCAGCTGTGGACCTACATCCAGATGCCCGCGATGGCGATCGGTGCTGCGAACAGCGCGATGGCCGCGCAGGCGATCGGTGCGCGTCTGCCCGGTCGGCTCGACCAGATCAGCCGCGCCGGCATCATCGCCAACCTTGCCATGACCGGCACGATCACCGCTCTGATGCTGCTGTTCGACAGGGCCGCGCTGGTGCTATTCCTGGGACCTGATAGCCCGGCGGTCCCGCTTGCCCGGCATATCCAGTTCCTCGCCAGCTGGAGCTTCATCCTGTTCGGCGTCACCATCGTCCTGTTCGGCACGATGCGGGCCGGCGGCGTCGTGTGGGTGCCACTGATCGTGCTCGCCGTCGCGATGTTCCCGGCGCGGCTCGGCTTCTACTACGGCTTTCGCGACATGCTCGGCCAGGACGCGCTGTGGCTCGCCTTTCCGTTCGGCTCGAGCGTGTCGATGCTGCTCGCGATCTGGTTTTACCGGCGCAAGGGGTGGCGCGAGAAAGGCCTCGCCATCAGCCCCGAGCGCGCGGCCGAAGAATGCCACACCGACGGCGACGCCGCCGGGCGCTTCAAGCCGGAGATGTAA